The segment TTTCATCCAAAAAAATCAGTTGTGACTATTCATGATATTGGCTTTCGAAATAATGCTTCTCTATATGAGCATAATCAAATTGGGGCTGATAGTCGTCGACGTCGGAGTCTAATAAATTTTTGTATTCGTCTTATAACCTTTGGCAAATATGGTGCTACTAGTTTTGATTATCTTGAATGGTCAACTAAGTTTGCCTTACATCAAGCTGCCACTATTATTGCTATTTCACAGTTTACAAAATCGGAATTATTATCAGCTTATAAACCAAAGCCAGAAAAAATTTCCGTTGTCTATAATGGATATTCAGAAGATTTATATCATCCTCTCCCAGATGACAGAACAAGTGACGAAGTTTTGCAACGATATGGAATTAGCCGACCTTATTTTTTTTATGTTGGTCGTCTTGAAAAAAAGAAAAATACTGCTACCTTGATTGAAGCTTTTGCTTTACTTAAAAGTAAACAAGGAGAAAATTTTAAACATAAACTCTGCCTAGTAGGGGACGCCAGTTATGGTTTTGATGAAATCAAATATACAATTCATGAATATGGTTTGGTAAATGATGTTATTGTTACTGGCTGGATTGCTGAAAAAGATTTACCATATATTTTTGCTCGAGCCGAGGCTTTTGTATTTCCATCAAATTATGAAGGGTTTGGAATTCCTTTGCTTCAGGCGATGGCTACGGGTACTCCGATTGCTGCTTCGAATATTGCTTCCATTCCAGAAATTGTCCAAGAGGCTGCCATTTTGTTTGATCCAAAAGATAGCCAAGATATTGCCGAAGCTCTGGCTCGAGTTCTGTTTGATGAGACGCTTCGTAAAAAATTAATTGAGCACGGCAAGCAAAGAGTTAAACAATTTAGTTGGCAAAATACAGCTCATGAAACATTAGAAATTTTTAATAAACTCAAAACAAAATGATTTTTTAATCTGAATTGATGCTATGTCTATACGAAAAAAAATAGTTTTAGTTATGTTACTTTTTTTGTGCGGGACGCAAACCCAAGCTTTGGTTTTTGGTGCGCAGCCAGAAAAGAGTTTACACGAAACAAAAAGAACAGACTCAATTATAGTAAAATATAAAGGAGAAATTTCTGCTCGTAAAATTATTTTAACCTCTACTGATACTGTAGAAAAAGCCATTGCGCGATTTAATAAAAACCCTCGGGTTGAATATGCTGAGCCAAATTATATTTTTCAAGCAAGTTTAGTGCCAGATGATACTCATTATACAAACCAATGGTATTTACGTCGGATTAAAGCTCCTGATGCATGGAGTTATGCATCAACAAGTCCAGCCGTAGTAATTGCTATTATTGATTCAGGTGTACAAATTGATCATCCAGATATTTCGCCAAATCTTTGGATAAATGCTTCTGAAATAAATAATAATAAAAAAGATGATGACGGTAATGGTTTAGTGGATGATTATTATGGATGGGATTTTATAAATAATCTTGCTGATCCAAGGCCAAAATTTAAACAAGGTTTTACAGAAGCTGGTGTTCTGCATGGGACAATTGTGGCCGGCATTGCGGCGGCTTCAGGAAATAATAAGGAAGGTGTAACGGGTGTGACTTGGAAGGCAAAAATAATGAGCTTAAAAGCTTTAGATGATGCTGGTAATGGTGATACGGCTAGTGTTGCCAAAGCTGTAGATTATGCCGTTGCTAAAGGAGCAAATATTATAAATTTAAGTTTTGTTGGATTCTCATATAGTCGCAGTTTAAAAGAAGCCATTGAACGAGCTGTAAAAGCTGATGTTATTGTGGTAGCACCAGCCGGAAATGAAGAGTCAGTTGGACATGGAGTAAATTTAAATACTAAACCAATTTACCCCGCTTGTTATAAAGACGATGCCAAAAAACCATTAGTAGTTGGTGTGGCTGCCACAGATGCTATTGATCAAAAAGCAGTTTTTTCTGGTTATGGAAATGACTGTGTGGCTTTAGCAGCTCCAGGTATTAGTTTTTATTCAACTTCTGTTTTCGCACCCACTCAAAATCTTCCAGGAAAACCTTTTAATCAATATTATGATGGGTATTGGTCGGGGACGTCTGTTGCGGTCCCGTTAGTGAGCGGTGCTTTGGCTTTAATTCAAGGTGCAAATCCACAATTATCATCTTCTCAAAGTTTGAAAATATTATTAGATACAACCGATAATATCAATGCGATTAATCCTGACTATTCAGGGCAGCTTGGTAAAGGAAGATTAAATCTCTATACGGCTATATCTTCGGCTACTGCATCTTTAAAAACTCGTGAAGTTCGGTTGGTAATTGCCCCAGCCTTAAAGGTTGAACCTTTTGTAAAAATTACTGATCGTACCGGGTTTGTGATAGATGAATTTTTAGCCTATGATCGATCTTTCAAAGGTGGTGTAGTGTTAGCCAGTGGTGATATTAATAATGATGGTGAAGATGAAATTATTACCGGTCCGGCTAGCGGATTAGAGAGTGATATTAAAATTTTTGATAAGGAGGGAAATTTTATACGACATTTTCTAGCTTATCCAGCTTTTTTTAAGGGAGGTGTGAATATAGCTACTGCTGATTTGAATAGTGACGGAAAATATGAGATTATTACCGCACCAGCCAGTGGGTATAAATCTGAAATAAAAGTCTTCACTGGGGAGGGTAAACTGGTTCGATCATTTTTGGCTTATCCAGCATCATTCAAGGGCGGAGCCAGTATTGCCGTTGGAGATGTTATGGGTAATTCAAGTCAGGAAATTGTGGTTGGAACCGGCAAAACCGGAATTCCACAAGTTAAAATATTTTCTGATACGGGAAAAGTATTAAGTAGCTTTTTGGCGGATAAGCGATCGGCTGCCACTGGCCTACGAATTGCCTTACTAGATATTGACGGAAATGCTCGTCGTCGACAATCGGAAATTGTCATTACTAGACAAAGTAATTCTGCTCTTGCGGTAGTTACAGATTACAAAGGCAATGTGCGACGTCAATGGCCGGTATATGGATCTTCATTTCGCGGTGATGTCAAAGTTTTAACGGCTGATATTAATGCCGATGGATTAAAGGAAATTATTGCTTCACCTGGTTCTGGTGGCGGTCCACATCTTAGATTTTTTAATCATTTAGGAAATTTAATAAATTCATTTTATGCCTACTCACCTGATTTTAATGGTGGAGTTAATATGGCGGTTTTTTATATAAAGCGTTAACAATATGAACAACAAAACTATTTTTGATAAGAAAAATGTGCTAGTCATTGGTGGAGCTGGTTTTATTGGCTCTCACTTATGTGATGAATTAATCAAGGATGCAAAAGTAATTTGTATTGATAATTTTTCTTCAGGCGATGAAAAAAATATCGATCATTTATTAGCTGATCCAAATTTCCGATTTATTCGTCATGACATGTGTGAACCAATCAACTTCAAAGAATTTTTTGAACTTGATAGTTTTAAAATTGAGTTTCAAGGTATTCAAGAAATTTACAATTTAGCTTGTCCAACCACGCCAATCCATTTTCAGAAAAATCGTGTGGCTAACTTATTATCAAATTCCTATGCTGTGAAAAATGCTTTGGATTTGGCCATTAAATATCAAGCAAAATTCCTTCATTTTTCTTCATCTGTTGTCTATGGTTCTCGTGATTCTGACAATTCTTTAGTTAACGAAGACTATTTAGGAACCGTTGATATGTTATCTGAACGTTGTTCCTATGATGAGGGCAAGCGTTTTGCTGAAAGTATGGTTAAAACCTATAAAGATGTGTATGGTGTTGATACCAAGATAGTTCGTGTCTTTAGAATCTATGGTCCTCGTATGGCCCTTGATCGAGGAAATATGTTACCAGATTTTATCAGTCAAGCTCTAGATAATTCTGATCTATTAATTTATGGTACAAAAGAATTTTCTTCATCTTTTTGTTATATTACTGACTGTATAGATGGCGTTTTAAAGTTAATGAACTCTGATTTGTTTGGTCCAGTGAATATTGGTTCTGACCAAGACATAAATATTACAGAAATAGCAGAAAAAATTGTTTCTATGTTGGATTCAAAATCAAAAATTACCTATGCCGAGAATTTATTGTTTATGACTCCTCTCCGATTACCTGATATTTCTCGAGCTCGTGATTTATTAGGTTGGATGCCTTTGGTTAAGATTGATGCTGGGCTTGAAAAAACAATCAGCAACTTACGAGCTGATAAAAATGTGAAGCGTATTGGGTATAGTCCAGAATAAGTAATTCATAATATGAGCAAGCTCATATTACTATATATATGAAAGTTGCTTGCGTCATTCCAGCATATAATGTTAAAGAACATCTACCAACAGTTGTGGCCGAGCTGCAAAATTTGGTAGATGAGATTGTTGTTGTTAATGATTGTTCTACTGATGGCACAGGTGAATTAGCGACGACATTGCCAGTTAACCTCTTACACCATTCAATCAATCGAGGCCAAGGTGCAGCCTTAAAAACCGGAACGCAGTACGCATTAGAGAAAGGAGCGGATGTAATTATTCACTTTGATGGTGATGGACAATTTCGCTCAGAAGATATTCCGATTGTTCTTTCACCGTTGCGTAGTGATGAAGCTGACATAGTGTTTGGTTCTCGTTTTTTGAATAAAACCACTGATTTACCTTTTTTAAAACGATATATTATAATGCCTTTGGCCCGTTTTATTAATTGGCTTTTTTTTAATATTACATTAACCGACCCTCAAAGTGGTTTTCGAGCTATGAATAAAAAGGCTGCTTTGTTAATAAATTGGCAGCAGGATCGAATGGCTCATTGTAATGAAATATTAATCTTGGCCCACAAGAAACCATTACGAATTGTTGAGGTTCCAATTACTGTATTATACAAACATTTTGGTCAACGTTTTTCTGGGGGTATAAAAATTTTACGTGATCTATTTTTTGCCCATCTTAATAAATAACTAATTTCTATGATTCAAGAATTATTAGCCTTAATTGTCATCTTTCTTTTTTTGGGTCGGCTTGGCTGGCAATTGTATAAACAACAAATTCCTCGTGGTCAGTTTATTTTTTGGTTAATTTTTTGGTTAACTGGGGGAGTGCTGATTATTTATATAAAGGAGATTGATACCTTTGTCGCTCAACTAGGTTTTTCCAGTTCAGGAATTCAAATTTTATTCTATATTGCCGTGGCTATAATTTTTTATTTTATTTTTCGGATGAGATTAAAAATGGAAAAAATTGAAAGTGATCTAACAATTATTACACGATTATTAGCTCTGCAATCACCTCAGCAGAATAAACATTTTGATACTTCAAAACTTGATTCTGATTCA is part of the Candidatus Falkowbacteria bacterium genome and harbors:
- a CDS encoding glycosyltransferase family 4 protein gives rise to the protein MLIGIDASRANRLHKSGTEWYSYYLIRALAQIDSKNTYILYTDAPLTEGLADLTTNSQHKTFVTSVRENGMQPVRSPHNNVKAKVLRWPWKFFWTQGRLSLEMIFHRPDILFVPAHALPIFHPKKSVVTIHDIGFRNNASLYEHNQIGADSRRRRSLINFCIRLITFGKYGATSFDYLEWSTKFALHQAATIIAISQFTKSELLSAYKPKPEKISVVYNGYSEDLYHPLPDDRTSDEVLQRYGISRPYFFYVGRLEKKKNTATLIEAFALLKSKQGENFKHKLCLVGDASYGFDEIKYTIHEYGLVNDVIVTGWIAEKDLPYIFARAEAFVFPSNYEGFGIPLLQAMATGTPIAASNIASIPEIVQEAAILFDPKDSQDIAEALARVLFDETLRKKLIEHGKQRVKQFSWQNTAHETLEIFNKLKTK
- a CDS encoding S8 family serine peptidase: MSIRKKIVLVMLLFLCGTQTQALVFGAQPEKSLHETKRTDSIIVKYKGEISARKIILTSTDTVEKAIARFNKNPRVEYAEPNYIFQASLVPDDTHYTNQWYLRRIKAPDAWSYASTSPAVVIAIIDSGVQIDHPDISPNLWINASEINNNKKDDDGNGLVDDYYGWDFINNLADPRPKFKQGFTEAGVLHGTIVAGIAAASGNNKEGVTGVTWKAKIMSLKALDDAGNGDTASVAKAVDYAVAKGANIINLSFVGFSYSRSLKEAIERAVKADVIVVAPAGNEESVGHGVNLNTKPIYPACYKDDAKKPLVVGVAATDAIDQKAVFSGYGNDCVALAAPGISFYSTSVFAPTQNLPGKPFNQYYDGYWSGTSVAVPLVSGALALIQGANPQLSSSQSLKILLDTTDNINAINPDYSGQLGKGRLNLYTAISSATASLKTREVRLVIAPALKVEPFVKITDRTGFVIDEFLAYDRSFKGGVVLASGDINNDGEDEIITGPASGLESDIKIFDKEGNFIRHFLAYPAFFKGGVNIATADLNSDGKYEIITAPASGYKSEIKVFTGEGKLVRSFLAYPASFKGGASIAVGDVMGNSSQEIVVGTGKTGIPQVKIFSDTGKVLSSFLADKRSAATGLRIALLDIDGNARRRQSEIVITRQSNSALAVVTDYKGNVRRQWPVYGSSFRGDVKVLTADINADGLKEIIASPGSGGGPHLRFFNHLGNLINSFYAYSPDFNGGVNMAVFYIKR
- a CDS encoding NAD-dependent epimerase/dehydratase family protein, with translation MNNKTIFDKKNVLVIGGAGFIGSHLCDELIKDAKVICIDNFSSGDEKNIDHLLADPNFRFIRHDMCEPINFKEFFELDSFKIEFQGIQEIYNLACPTTPIHFQKNRVANLLSNSYAVKNALDLAIKYQAKFLHFSSSVVYGSRDSDNSLVNEDYLGTVDMLSERCSYDEGKRFAESMVKTYKDVYGVDTKIVRVFRIYGPRMALDRGNMLPDFISQALDNSDLLIYGTKEFSSSFCYITDCIDGVLKLMNSDLFGPVNIGSDQDINITEIAEKIVSMLDSKSKITYAENLLFMTPLRLPDISRARDLLGWMPLVKIDAGLEKTISNLRADKNVKRIGYSPE
- a CDS encoding glycosyltransferase family 2 protein, whose translation is MKVACVIPAYNVKEHLPTVVAELQNLVDEIVVVNDCSTDGTGELATTLPVNLLHHSINRGQGAALKTGTQYALEKGADVIIHFDGDGQFRSEDIPIVLSPLRSDEADIVFGSRFLNKTTDLPFLKRYIIMPLARFINWLFFNITLTDPQSGFRAMNKKAALLINWQQDRMAHCNEILILAHKKPLRIVEVPITVLYKHFGQRFSGGIKILRDLFFAHLNK
- a CDS encoding DUF2304 family protein; the encoded protein is MIQELLALIVIFLFLGRLGWQLYKQQIPRGQFIFWLIFWLTGGVLIIYIKEIDTFVAQLGFSSSGIQILFYIAVAIIFYFIFRMRLKMEKIESDLTIITRLLALQSPQQNKHFDTSKLDSDSDTINK